One part of the Thiothrix nivea DSM 5205 genome encodes these proteins:
- a CDS encoding cation diffusion facilitator family transporter → MSAHHHHTHHIETLPETPRISREERQAATRKVTLVGAALNTVLSLAQIAGGFLTQSQALIADGFHSLSDLASDFVVLLASHLAHQEADDNHPYGHGRIETLATVILGLMLAGVAVAIFLQAWGRLFSGAPLPIPQAIAIAFAAIAIIGKEALYHYTMHTAKRIHSPMLKANAWHHRSDAISSVVVLVGIAGAQFGFPWLDPLAAMVVAVMILYMAGQLIMESTSELVDTGLAPEEVQEIHDFIAEIEGVENVHLLRTRRMGGHVLADAHLQVNGRISVSEGHFISDQVMYRLRKRFPDIKDVIIHIDPEDDETAHPCQNLPSRKELLDALEAVPGTASLWPHIRDIDLHYIAGKIQLEIILDSAPPSAALIHFENACKTITCIQQINFMHKVSAQSI, encoded by the coding sequence ATGAGCGCCCACCATCATCACACACACCACATCGAAACACTGCCGGAAACACCCCGTATCAGCCGCGAAGAACGCCAGGCAGCAACCCGCAAGGTAACGCTGGTAGGCGCAGCCCTCAATACCGTGCTATCACTGGCGCAAATTGCCGGTGGCTTCCTTACCCAGTCACAAGCCCTGATTGCGGATGGTTTCCACTCACTCTCGGATCTCGCCAGTGATTTCGTGGTACTGCTGGCTTCACATCTCGCCCATCAGGAAGCGGATGACAACCATCCTTACGGGCATGGGCGTATTGAAACGCTGGCAACCGTTATCCTGGGCCTGATGCTGGCGGGCGTGGCAGTCGCCATTTTCCTCCAGGCATGGGGCAGGCTATTTTCTGGCGCACCCCTACCCATACCCCAGGCGATCGCCATCGCCTTTGCCGCCATCGCCATTATCGGCAAGGAAGCGCTTTACCATTACACCATGCATACAGCCAAACGCATCCACTCCCCCATGCTGAAAGCCAATGCGTGGCATCACCGCTCGGATGCGATTTCTTCCGTCGTGGTACTGGTAGGCATTGCAGGCGCGCAATTCGGCTTCCCCTGGCTAGACCCGTTAGCAGCCATGGTGGTGGCCGTGATGATCCTGTACATGGCCGGGCAATTGATCATGGAAAGCACCAGCGAACTGGTTGACACCGGCCTCGCGCCGGAAGAGGTGCAGGAAATCCACGACTTCATCGCCGAAATCGAGGGCGTGGAAAACGTCCACCTGCTACGCACCCGGCGCATGGGCGGGCACGTGCTGGCCGACGCGCATTTGCAGGTCAACGGGCGCATCAGCGTCTCGGAAGGCCATTTCATCAGCGATCAGGTAATGTACCGCCTGCGCAAGCGTTTTCCCGACATTAAAGATGTCATCATCCACATCGACCCCGAAGATGATGAAACCGCCCACCCCTGCCAAAACCTGCCATCCCGCAAGGAGCTACTGGATGCGCTGGAAGCGGTTCCCGGCACAGCCAGCCTCTGGCCACACATTCGTGACATCGACCTGCATTACATCGCAGGTAAAATCCAGCTTGAAATCATCCTGGACAGCGCACCACCCAGCGCAGCACTCATACACTTTGAAAATGCCTGCAAAACCATCACATGTATTCAGCAGATAAACTTTATGCACAAAGTTAGTGCCCAAAGTATCTAA
- a CDS encoding BolA family protein: protein MSISNDGVAAMIQSHIPDAQVSISGDGYKYEADVISAAFEGLNTLKRHQLVYAALNAAITSGQLHALTIRAKTPAETS from the coding sequence ATGAGTATCAGTAACGATGGCGTGGCCGCCATGATCCAAAGCCATATCCCGGATGCGCAAGTCAGCATCAGCGGCGATGGCTACAAGTACGAAGCTGATGTCATCAGTGCGGCGTTTGAAGGGCTGAACACCCTCAAGCGCCACCAACTGGTGTATGCTGCCCTAAACGCAGCCATTACTTCCGGCCAGCTACATGCCCTCACGATCCGCGCCAAAACACCCGCCGAAACCAGCTGA
- the sctO gene encoding type III secretion system stalk subunit SctO gives MSLEQLKKIRARRMEQRFVELQEQRRILAEHELLTRQKQQELTDFAHWRLQHQEALFANLKNQPFAPQALFNYQKTLEDLRQQEERLQAELKEHFKGLETAETQVQLAQQQSSEANLKLEKLKEIIKLQGAKSSPEETVQ, from the coding sequence ATGAGCCTTGAACAACTCAAAAAAATCCGCGCCCGCCGCATGGAACAGCGTTTTGTCGAATTACAGGAACAACGCCGTATCTTGGCAGAGCACGAATTGCTGACCCGGCAAAAGCAACAGGAACTGACTGATTTTGCCCACTGGCGCCTGCAACACCAAGAAGCGCTGTTCGCCAACCTGAAAAACCAGCCGTTTGCACCGCAGGCTTTATTTAATTATCAGAAAACCCTGGAAGACTTACGCCAGCAGGAAGAACGCTTGCAAGCTGAACTGAAGGAGCATTTCAAAGGGCTGGAAACGGCTGAAACCCAGGTACAACTTGCCCAGCAACAATCCAGCGAAGCCAACCTGAAACTGGAAAAATTGAAAGAGATCATCAAGCTCCAGGGCGCAAAAAGTTCGCCCGAAGAGACTGTTCAATAA
- a CDS encoding Crp/Fnr family transcriptional regulator, whose protein sequence is MQNVNAHLLEQVKDTCQEFCAALTDDEVSKFVRYTRVRELGAQEVVADIGEISDRFYLVIGGAVKLLQVDGEREFEVGSIEPGSLVGEMSFFDRQPRTVRLRARRSGVRLLEINRQMYNRIRIEEPYIATNLLEFVIRSLDFLIRNLSDENAKLHKQVTGLGYR, encoded by the coding sequence ATGCAAAACGTGAATGCCCATTTATTGGAACAGGTCAAGGATACCTGCCAGGAGTTCTGCGCTGCCCTGACGGATGACGAGGTTTCCAAGTTTGTCCGCTATACCCGAGTCCGGGAATTGGGGGCGCAAGAAGTGGTGGCGGACATCGGCGAAATCAGCGACCGTTTCTATTTGGTGATTGGTGGGGCAGTCAAACTGCTGCAAGTGGATGGTGAGCGTGAATTTGAGGTGGGTTCCATCGAGCCGGGCAGCTTGGTGGGCGAAATGTCTTTCTTTGACCGTCAGCCACGTACCGTGCGGCTGCGGGCGCGGCGCAGTGGTGTGCGCCTGCTGGAAATCAACCGGCAGATGTACAACCGTATCCGCATTGAAGAGCCGTATATTGCGACCAACCTGCTGGAGTTCGTGATCCGCAGCCTGGATTTCCTTATCCGCAATTTGAGCGATGAAAACGCCAAGCTGCACAAGCAGGTGACAGGGCTGGGTTACCGCTGA
- a CDS encoding SctK family type III secretion system sorting platform protein, with the protein MNTSNHFNISEELTQAVWRFNFRPDSYLHPSWFNTMPEGGVLQGLFSQHHGESRLVRHMMERLGLQDSVFFDFSKPLSRLALWRGQELEQLVLYLGAVFHFKILRRVVTRDDITRIQGVLGDDLYRFLQQRAPVLTHNVTVEIGFPEHMGLKKRFALAGMLCLHAAFAGYPPAFWKRVIYKLNREWYVLWKRHAKRGRELDALASECAVLVQKVAIEIKMGVSRDGKILFN; encoded by the coding sequence ATGAATACTTCCAACCATTTTAATATTTCAGAAGAACTGACACAGGCCGTCTGGCGCTTCAATTTCCGGCCTGATTCCTACCTGCATCCCAGCTGGTTCAATACCATGCCGGAGGGGGGGGTTCTGCAAGGCTTGTTCTCGCAACACCATGGTGAAAGCCGTCTGGTACGGCACATGATGGAACGGCTGGGCTTACAGGACAGCGTATTTTTCGATTTCAGCAAGCCATTATCGCGCTTGGCGCTGTGGCGCGGGCAGGAACTTGAGCAACTGGTGCTGTATCTGGGGGCTGTTTTCCATTTCAAAATCCTGCGGCGGGTCGTGACCCGTGATGACATTACGCGCATTCAGGGCGTACTGGGGGATGACCTTTACCGTTTCCTGCAACAGCGGGCACCGGTGCTGACCCACAATGTGACGGTGGAAATTGGTTTCCCTGAGCACATGGGTCTGAAGAAACGCTTTGCATTGGCGGGGATGTTATGCCTGCACGCCGCTTTCGCGGGGTATCCGCCCGCCTTCTGGAAGCGGGTTATCTACAAATTGAACCGGGAATGGTACGTGCTGTGGAAACGTCATGCCAAACGTGGGCGCGAACTGGATGCCTTGGCGTCCGAATGCGCAGTCCTGGTGCAAAAAGTAGCGATTGAAATCAAGATGGGGGTTAGCCGCGATGGCAAGATTCTTTTCAATTAA
- the sctL gene encoding type III secretion system stator protein SctL, with translation MARFFSIKPVESQIRAGQRILKANDYEQLVDYERLLSDLEQHHRRREEVVSVALGKSIKRGLEQGRERANQEAAEKMALFGGRVSDTLHMLEGELVELVMDAVRKVIYGIDVEERVRQAVRGGLELVRGSHKLVVRVHPTMQATVSEQLDNIPHRFTSLEVVGDDQVAEDGCTLESDIGIVNAGLEQQIQVIEQSLRANFLRPGA, from the coding sequence ATGGCAAGATTCTTTTCAATTAAGCCGGTTGAATCACAAATCCGTGCTGGTCAGCGTATTCTGAAAGCCAATGATTACGAACAGCTGGTTGATTACGAACGCCTGCTGTCTGACCTGGAGCAACACCACCGGCGACGTGAGGAAGTGGTTTCGGTCGCCCTGGGGAAGTCAATCAAGCGTGGGCTGGAACAGGGCCGGGAGCGCGCCAACCAGGAAGCGGCGGAGAAAATGGCTCTGTTTGGTGGGCGTGTTAGTGACACGCTCCATATGTTGGAAGGGGAGCTGGTTGAGCTGGTGATGGATGCCGTCCGCAAAGTCATTTATGGCATTGATGTGGAAGAGCGGGTGCGCCAGGCTGTTCGGGGTGGGCTGGAACTGGTGCGCGGCAGCCACAAGCTGGTGGTACGGGTACACCCCACCATGCAGGCAACGGTTTCCGAGCAACTGGACAACATACCCCACCGTTTCACCAGTCTGGAAGTGGTTGGTGATGATCAGGTGGCGGAAGACGGTTGCACCCTCGAATCCGACATCGGTATTGTCAACGCAGGGCTGGAACAACAAATCCAGGTTATTGAACAGTCTCTTCGGGCGAACTTTTTGCGCCCTGGAGCTTGA
- a CDS encoding glutamine synthetase III: MSSNLARSQAIHTINQRSPMDLGKTDPLNTIWACDVFNLATMEEKLSKTAFKSMKKTFQTGEPLDPATADVVAAAMKEWAMAKGAKFFSHIFYPMTNATAEKHDGFIITSPEGNAITDFSGSLLIKGEPDGSSFPNGSLRMTNAARGYTAWDPTSPAYIMHTPNGATLMIPCVFLSWTGEALDKKIPLLRSNAAMNKAAQRVLKLMGETEVATLNSSCGAEQEYFLIDETFATARPDILLAGRTLFGAPPAKGQQFDDHYFGAIPERVQVFMQDLEDKLYRLGIPAKTHHNEVAPGQFEVAPYFESANVAADHQQLLMTVMKMTAKAHGFLCMLHEKPFAGVNGSGKHVNWSVGNSTQGNLLDPGHTPEENLHFLAFCGAVIRGVHQFGPLLRAVIASASNDHRLGANEAPPAILSVYLGDQLEKVFNDIKAGKILKTEKGGKMDLGLSQILHFERDPGDRNRTSPFAFTGNRFEFRAVGSSQSVSGPLIAMNTMLADSLDWIADKLEAELKSGKDVATATLAVLKVVMEQHGNVVFGGNGYSPEWHKAAVEERGLKNLPTSADALPELLSPEIAGLFERTGVLTPVELHSRFEVYAEQYINSIDVEAKLVVNMATTMIYPAAVTYLSELSATTGNLQDLGISLDNSVAQSVATEANAMMAAVGKLGEARAKHDFANVQEHMAFLADTVRGLMNEVRAHADTLETLVADEMWPLPKYSEMLFIK, from the coding sequence ATGAGCAGCAATCTGGCGCGTTCCCAGGCAATCCATACCATCAATCAACGTTCCCCAATGGATCTTGGTAAAACAGATCCACTCAACACCATTTGGGCCTGTGATGTCTTCAACCTGGCCACCATGGAAGAAAAGCTCTCCAAAACCGCTTTCAAGTCCATGAAGAAAACTTTCCAGACTGGCGAACCTCTCGACCCGGCAACGGCGGATGTCGTGGCTGCTGCCATGAAAGAATGGGCGATGGCCAAAGGCGCGAAATTCTTCTCGCATATCTTCTACCCGATGACCAATGCCACGGCTGAAAAGCATGATGGCTTCATCATCACCAGCCCGGAAGGCAATGCCATCACTGACTTCAGCGGCAGCCTGCTGATCAAGGGCGAACCGGACGGTTCCTCTTTCCCGAACGGCAGCCTGCGCATGACCAATGCAGCGCGCGGTTATACCGCGTGGGATCCAACCAGCCCTGCCTACATCATGCACACGCCCAATGGCGCAACCCTGATGATCCCGTGCGTGTTCCTGTCCTGGACGGGCGAAGCGCTTGACAAAAAAATCCCCCTGCTGCGCTCCAACGCAGCCATGAACAAGGCTGCCCAGCGCGTGCTGAAGCTGATGGGCGAAACCGAGGTCGCCACCCTCAACTCCAGCTGCGGCGCGGAACAGGAATACTTCCTGATCGACGAAACCTTCGCCACCGCCCGCCCCGACATCCTGCTGGCTGGCCGCACCCTGTTTGGCGCGCCACCTGCCAAAGGCCAGCAATTCGACGACCATTACTTCGGCGCAATCCCCGAGCGCGTGCAAGTTTTCATGCAAGACCTCGAAGACAAGCTCTACCGCCTCGGCATTCCGGCCAAAACGCACCACAACGAAGTGGCGCCTGGCCAGTTTGAAGTTGCCCCTTACTTTGAATCCGCCAACGTCGCCGCCGATCACCAGCAATTGCTGATGACCGTGATGAAAATGACCGCCAAAGCCCACGGTTTCCTGTGCATGTTGCATGAAAAGCCGTTCGCGGGCGTCAACGGTTCCGGCAAACACGTCAATTGGTCTGTCGGCAACAGCACCCAGGGCAATCTGCTTGACCCCGGCCATACGCCGGAAGAAAACCTGCACTTCCTGGCATTCTGCGGTGCGGTTATCCGTGGCGTGCACCAATTTGGCCCACTGCTGCGTGCCGTTATCGCGTCCGCCTCTAACGACCACCGCCTGGGGGCGAATGAAGCACCTCCAGCGATCCTGTCGGTTTACCTCGGCGACCAGCTCGAAAAAGTCTTCAATGACATCAAGGCAGGCAAAATCCTCAAGACTGAAAAAGGTGGCAAGATGGATCTGGGGTTATCCCAAATCCTGCACTTTGAGCGCGACCCCGGCGACCGTAACCGCACTTCCCCGTTCGCATTCACCGGCAACCGCTTCGAGTTCCGCGCCGTTGGCTCTTCACAATCCGTATCCGGCCCGCTGATCGCCATGAACACCATGCTGGCAGATTCCCTGGACTGGATTGCCGACAAGCTGGAAGCTGAACTCAAGAGCGGCAAAGACGTTGCTACCGCCACCCTGGCAGTCTTGAAAGTGGTGATGGAACAGCACGGCAATGTTGTCTTCGGCGGCAACGGTTATTCGCCAGAATGGCACAAAGCCGCTGTCGAAGAGCGCGGCCTGAAAAACCTGCCAACCTCTGCCGACGCATTGCCTGAACTGTTAAGCCCGGAAATTGCCGGCCTGTTCGAGCGCACTGGCGTCCTGACGCCGGTCGAGCTGCACAGCCGCTTTGAAGTCTATGCGGAACAATACATCAACAGCATTGACGTAGAAGCCAAGCTGGTCGTCAACATGGCAACTACCATGATCTACCCGGCAGCGGTGACTTACCTCTCCGAACTGTCCGCAACCACCGGCAACTTGCAGGATCTGGGCATCTCCCTGGATAACAGCGTGGCGCAATCGGTGGCAACAGAAGCCAATGCGATGATGGCCGCAGTTGGCAAACTGGGTGAAGCCCGCGCCAAACATGATTTTGCTAACGTACAAGAGCACATGGCGTTCTTGGCAGACACCGTGCGCGGCTTAATGAACGAAGTACGGGCACACGCTGACACACTCGAAACCCTGGTTGCTGATGAGATGTGGCCTCTGCCCAAATACAGCGAAATGCTATTCATCAAATAA
- the sctN gene encoding type III secretion system ATPase SctN yields MRPRTPLSHVTDKMRTALETCQPLTLHGRIVQVTGTVVRAIVPRVKLGELCILRNSGDSREIPAEVIGFEQNIALLAPIGEMQGVSGHTQVITTGKVLEVGVGEGLRGCVLDGIGRVLDNRGQAIPEPEQHYPIYATPPDPLARNRVCTPLSLGIRSLDALITCGIGQRIGVFAGAGVGKSSLLSMLVTHAEVDVYVVALIGERGREVREFIEESLGEAGMKKTILVVATSDRPAIERLKAAYVATSVAEYFRDKGNNVLLLMDSLTRFARAQREIGLAAGEAPARRGFPPSVFSELPKLVERAGNSDRGSITAFYTVLVEGDDMSDPIADEVRSLLDGHIMLSRDLAAANHYPAIDILASLSRIMPQLVSPQHRAAASHLRNLLAKYKEIEFLLRVGEYKHGSDPLADEAIRKMDEIQRFLKQPPDEHSSFDATVNWLIQLAG; encoded by the coding sequence ATGAGACCCCGCACCCCGTTAAGCCACGTCACCGACAAAATGCGTACAGCCCTGGAAACTTGCCAGCCGCTAACCTTGCACGGGCGCATTGTGCAAGTGACGGGAACCGTGGTGCGCGCTATTGTCCCACGGGTAAAACTGGGCGAACTCTGCATCTTGCGCAACAGTGGCGACAGCCGCGAAATACCCGCCGAAGTGATTGGTTTCGAGCAAAATATCGCCCTGTTGGCACCCATTGGCGAAATGCAGGGAGTATCCGGCCATACCCAGGTCATCACCACCGGCAAAGTTCTGGAAGTCGGGGTCGGCGAAGGCTTGCGCGGCTGCGTGCTGGACGGCATCGGCAGGGTACTGGACAACCGGGGGCAGGCAATACCGGAACCTGAACAGCATTACCCTATTTACGCCACACCCCCCGACCCACTGGCACGTAACAGGGTCTGCACCCCGTTATCACTCGGCATCCGCTCACTGGACGCTCTTATTACCTGCGGCATCGGCCAGCGCATCGGCGTATTCGCCGGGGCGGGCGTCGGCAAAAGTTCCCTGCTCAGCATGTTGGTCACGCACGCCGAAGTCGATGTTTATGTGGTGGCACTGATTGGCGAACGCGGGCGTGAAGTGCGCGAATTCATTGAGGAATCATTGGGTGAGGCAGGCATGAAAAAAACCATCTTGGTGGTAGCCACCTCCGACCGCCCAGCGATTGAGCGCCTCAAGGCCGCCTATGTCGCCACCTCTGTCGCGGAATATTTCCGGGACAAAGGCAACAACGTGCTGCTGCTGATGGATTCCCTCACCCGTTTTGCCCGCGCCCAGCGTGAAATCGGCCTGGCCGCCGGTGAAGCCCCGGCACGGCGCGGCTTCCCACCCTCAGTCTTTTCGGAACTGCCCAAGCTAGTGGAACGGGCAGGCAATTCCGACCGGGGTTCCATCACGGCTTTCTACACAGTGTTGGTGGAAGGCGATGACATGAGCGACCCGATCGCCGACGAAGTACGTTCACTGCTGGATGGCCACATCATGTTGTCGCGCGATCTGGCAGCAGCCAACCATTACCCGGCAATCGACATTCTCGCCAGCCTCAGCCGTATCATGCCGCAACTGGTCAGCCCACAACACCGTGCGGCGGCTTCCCACCTACGCAACCTGCTGGCCAAATACAAGGAAATCGAATTTTTGTTACGGGTGGGCGAATACAAGCATGGCTCCGACCCACTGGCGGACGAAGCCATCCGCAAAATGGACGAAATCCAGCGTTTCCTCAAACAGCCCCCGGACGAACATTCCAGCTTTGATGCGACCGTCAACTGGCTGATACAATTGGCAGGATAA
- a CDS encoding homoserine kinase produces the protein MSVYTPVSAEELAEFLRQYPVGELFGFAGIEAGVENTNYFVTTTGGAFVLTLFEQHSPEDLEYFLALMQHWADAGIPVACPQHQHDGSMLATLKGKPAALVARLPGSHLETPTPEQCAALGTILAQMHVSGQRFPLYRAQNRGHEWRMAMGNKVLAQLAGDEAELLRTELNHQQTIPFGQLPTGITHADLFRDNVLFNGGQLSGILDLYFACNGSWLYDLAVVVNDWCCQPDGSLAIPRLQALISAYQAVRPWEPVEQHYWQATLRAAALRFWLSRLDAVLNPRDGDMILQKDPTEFRDKLLHRIAEDQALPANIMLDARRLLCPLPVIRVQEAVENLPAGVTVTAVCTDPGALHDIPAWARIHGHRVLETRSEGREHTIVLQTGNVE, from the coding sequence ATGTCGGTTTATACCCCTGTCAGTGCTGAAGAACTTGCCGAATTCCTACGCCAATATCCTGTTGGCGAATTGTTTGGTTTCGCGGGCATTGAGGCAGGCGTCGAAAACACCAATTACTTCGTGACCACCACGGGTGGGGCGTTTGTCCTCACCCTGTTTGAGCAGCACTCCCCTGAAGACCTCGAATATTTCCTGGCGCTGATGCAGCATTGGGCGGATGCGGGCATTCCAGTTGCCTGCCCACAACACCAGCACGATGGCAGTATGCTTGCCACACTGAAAGGCAAACCTGCCGCCTTGGTGGCGCGCTTACCGGGTAGCCATCTGGAAACACCTACGCCGGAACAGTGCGCTGCGCTGGGTACAATACTGGCGCAGATGCACGTCAGTGGGCAGCGTTTTCCGCTGTACCGCGCACAAAACCGGGGACATGAGTGGCGGATGGCGATGGGGAACAAGGTGCTGGCGCAGCTTGCTGGCGACGAAGCAGAACTGCTGCGCACCGAACTCAACCACCAGCAAACCATCCCGTTCGGCCAACTGCCTACAGGCATCACCCACGCCGACCTGTTCCGCGACAATGTATTGTTCAACGGTGGTCAACTTAGCGGCATCCTCGACCTGTATTTTGCCTGTAACGGCAGTTGGCTGTACGATCTGGCCGTAGTCGTGAATGACTGGTGCTGCCAGCCGGATGGTTCGTTAGCCATTCCCCGCTTGCAGGCGCTCATCAGCGCTTACCAGGCTGTGCGCCCGTGGGAGCCTGTCGAGCAGCACTACTGGCAAGCCACCCTGCGCGCCGCTGCCCTGCGCTTCTGGCTATCGCGGCTTGACGCCGTTTTGAACCCGCGTGACGGAGACATGATCTTGCAAAAAGACCCGACCGAATTCCGCGACAAATTGCTGCACCGCATCGCAGAAGACCAGGCCCTCCCGGCAAACATCATGCTGGATGCCCGCCGCCTGTTGTGCCCGCTGCCCGTCATCCGCGTGCAGGAAGCCGTGGAAAACCTGCCTGCGGGCGTCACGGTCACTGCTGTCTGCACTGACCCCGGCGCGTTGCATGACATCCCTGCCTGGGCGCGTATCCACGGCCATCGCGTGCTGGAAACCCGCAGCGAAGGCCGTGAACACACCATTGTGCTGCAAACAGGAAACGTGGAATGA
- a CDS encoding TIGR00730 family Rossman fold protein produces the protein MDDKTRANHPVLLPISDEELTRESWKIFQIMGEFVDGFERLAHLRPSVSIFGSARTKPDDPLYRLTEDIAHKLSNAGFAVVSGGGPGLMEAANKGAQQGKSPSIGLNIQLPHEQHGNAYQDISLYFRHFFSRKVMFVKHASAYVVMPGGFGTLDELAEILTLVQTAKTRRIPIILVHSPFWEGLVEWFRNTLVKQGTISPKDLDLFVMLDEADAIVGHIFAYYERAISGPSAEERSKFMEL, from the coding sequence ATGGATGATAAAACCCGCGCCAACCACCCCGTCCTGCTACCGATCAGTGACGAGGAACTGACCCGTGAAAGCTGGAAAATTTTCCAGATCATGGGCGAATTCGTGGATGGCTTTGAACGGCTTGCCCACCTCCGCCCCTCCGTCAGTATCTTCGGCTCCGCCCGCACCAAGCCAGACGACCCACTGTACCGGTTAACCGAAGACATCGCCCACAAACTCTCAAATGCCGGTTTCGCAGTGGTCAGCGGCGGTGGCCCGGGCCTGATGGAGGCTGCCAACAAAGGCGCGCAACAAGGCAAATCGCCCAGTATCGGCCTCAACATCCAGTTACCGCACGAGCAACACGGCAATGCCTACCAGGACATTTCCCTGTATTTCCGCCATTTCTTCTCCCGCAAGGTCATGTTTGTGAAACACGCCTCGGCCTACGTAGTGATGCCCGGCGGCTTCGGCACGCTGGACGAACTGGCGGAAATCCTCACCTTGGTGCAAACCGCCAAAACCCGCCGCATCCCCATCATTCTGGTGCACTCACCTTTCTGGGAAGGGCTGGTGGAATGGTTCAGGAATACGCTGGTAAAACAGGGTACAATCTCGCCCAAAGACTTGGATCTGTTCGTCATGCTGGATGAAGCGGACGCCATCGTCGGACACATTTTCGCCTACTACGAACGCGCCATCTCCGGCCCATCCGCAGAAGAGCGTTCCAAATTCATGGAGTTATAA